In a genomic window of Pseudoglutamicibacter albus:
- a CDS encoding acyl-CoA carboxylase subunit beta, producing the protein MTAQPSDPHTTPDLTTTAGKLEDFHRRMAETINPGGEAAVERQHSRGKNTARERIDMFLDPGSFVEFDALAKHRTTAFGMEKKHPLGDGLVSGYGTVDGRQVAVYSQDFTVFGGSLSNVNGEKIVKVQEFALRNGMPVIGLLDGGGARIQEGVASLAMFADIFRNNVHASGVVPQISVIMGPSAGGAAYSPALTDYVIMVDKTSHMFITGPDVIKAVTGEDVDMETLGGARHHNTETGTSTYLAEDEEDALDFVRELLSYLPSNNLASPPVLYADEAELEVTEDDEALDTLIPDSASQPYDMREVIESVLDDGEFFEMQALYAPNVMIGYGRVEGSTVGIVANQPMQFAGTLDIAASEKAARFVRHCDAFNIPVLTFVDVPGFLPGKDQEDQGIIRRGAKLLYAYAEATVPKLTIITRKAFGGAYIVMGSKKLGADINLAWPTAQIGVMGAQGAVNILYRRDLAAVEQEGGDVEARRTELIDGYEAELLNPYQAAELGYVDAVIAPSETRVQIVKGLRATRDKHTTNPDRKHGNIPL; encoded by the coding sequence ATGACCGCCCAGCCGTCAGATCCGCACACCACCCCGGATCTCACTACGACCGCCGGTAAGCTCGAGGACTTCCATCGCCGTATGGCTGAGACCATCAACCCTGGTGGTGAAGCCGCGGTTGAACGGCAGCATAGCCGCGGTAAGAACACGGCGCGTGAACGCATCGACATGTTTTTGGACCCGGGTTCCTTCGTTGAGTTCGATGCGTTGGCTAAGCACCGCACCACGGCATTCGGTATGGAGAAGAAGCATCCTCTCGGTGATGGTCTTGTATCCGGTTACGGGACGGTAGATGGTCGTCAGGTTGCGGTGTATTCGCAGGACTTCACGGTCTTTGGTGGCTCACTCTCTAACGTTAACGGCGAGAAGATCGTCAAGGTCCAAGAGTTCGCTTTGCGCAACGGGATGCCGGTGATCGGCCTGCTCGATGGTGGTGGAGCTCGCATCCAGGAGGGTGTGGCATCCCTTGCGATGTTCGCCGATATTTTCCGCAATAACGTCCACGCTTCGGGTGTGGTCCCGCAGATCTCGGTGATCATGGGCCCGTCTGCGGGTGGTGCCGCGTACTCCCCTGCTTTGACGGACTACGTCATCATGGTGGATAAGACCTCCCACATGTTCATCACCGGCCCGGACGTGATCAAGGCTGTCACGGGCGAAGACGTGGACATGGAGACCCTCGGTGGTGCCCGCCACCACAACACGGAGACGGGTACGTCCACGTATCTTGCCGAGGATGAGGAGGATGCGCTCGATTTCGTTCGTGAACTGCTCTCCTATCTGCCGTCCAATAACCTCGCTTCCCCGCCAGTGCTCTACGCGGATGAGGCCGAGCTCGAGGTCACCGAGGATGACGAGGCCCTCGATACCCTGATCCCGGACTCGGCGTCCCAGCCGTATGACATGCGTGAAGTCATCGAGTCCGTGCTCGATGATGGCGAATTCTTTGAGATGCAGGCGCTGTATGCGCCGAACGTCATGATCGGTTACGGCCGTGTTGAAGGCTCGACGGTGGGAATCGTCGCGAACCAGCCGATGCAGTTCGCTGGCACACTCGACATCGCAGCGTCGGAGAAGGCCGCCCGTTTTGTGCGCCACTGCGATGCTTTCAACATTCCGGTGCTGACTTTCGTCGATGTTCCAGGCTTCTTGCCGGGTAAGGACCAAGAGGATCAGGGCATCATCCGCCGCGGCGCCAAGCTGCTCTACGCCTATGCTGAGGCGACCGTGCCTAAGCTCACGATCATCACCCGCAAGGCTTTCGGTGGCGCCTATATTGTGATGGGTTCAAAGAAGCTCGGCGCGGACATCAACCTTGCCTGGCCTACCGCTCAGATCGGTGTGATGGGCGCCCAAGGCGCGGTCAATATCCTCTACCGCCGTGATCTGGCAGCTGTTGAGCAGGAAGGTGGCGACGTCGAGGCGCGCCGCACCGAGCTGATCGACGGTTACGAAGCCGAACTGCTCAACCCGTATCAGGCCGCTGAGTTAGGTTATGTCGATGCGGTGATCGCACCGAGCGAGACCCGCGTCCAGATTGTGAAGGGCTTGCGCGCAACCCGCGATAAGCACACGACCAACCCTGACCGTAAGCATGGGAACATTCCGCTGTGA
- a CDS encoding SDR family oxidoreductase, translating into MSTSTTTLNGKTILMSGGSRGIGLAIALRAARDGANIAILAKTAEPHAHLEGTVHTAVQDINDAGGQGLAIVGDVRKDEDIQRAVDATVEEFGGIDIVINNASAINLSPTPALDMKRFDLMHQINMRGAFALPKTAYPHLKKAENPHILTLSPPLNLDPKWAGAHLGYTMAKYGMSMTTLGFAAEFAADGIAANSLWPASLIHTAAIENLPGGEAMLSGARTPDIVADAAHHMLTQPSRTFTGKFLTDEEALADAGVTDLTGYAINPDHPLTADIFLTKDRMPEGSFSPIPGQ; encoded by the coding sequence ATGAGCACATCAACCACAACCCTCAACGGCAAAACCATCCTCATGTCCGGAGGCTCCCGAGGAATCGGCCTCGCGATCGCCCTACGCGCAGCCCGCGACGGCGCCAACATCGCGATCCTCGCGAAAACCGCTGAACCACACGCCCACCTCGAAGGCACCGTCCACACCGCAGTCCAAGACATCAACGACGCCGGCGGCCAAGGACTCGCGATCGTCGGCGACGTACGCAAAGACGAAGACATCCAACGCGCCGTCGACGCAACAGTAGAAGAGTTCGGCGGCATCGACATCGTCATCAACAACGCCTCCGCGATCAACCTCAGCCCCACACCTGCACTCGACATGAAGCGCTTTGACCTCATGCACCAAATCAACATGCGCGGAGCCTTCGCACTGCCCAAAACCGCCTACCCACACCTCAAGAAGGCCGAGAACCCACACATCCTCACGCTCTCGCCTCCGCTAAACCTCGACCCCAAGTGGGCTGGTGCGCACCTCGGCTACACGATGGCTAAATACGGGATGAGCATGACCACGCTCGGCTTCGCGGCAGAATTCGCGGCAGACGGAATCGCCGCGAACTCACTGTGGCCGGCGTCCCTCATCCACACCGCCGCGATTGAAAACCTCCCCGGCGGCGAAGCCATGCTTTCCGGCGCACGCACCCCAGACATCGTCGCCGACGCCGCACACCACATGCTGACCCAGCCATCGCGCACCTTCACAGGCAAGTTCCTCACCGACGAAGAAGCGCTCGCCGACGCCGGCGTCACCGACCTCACCGGCTACGCCATCAATCCCGACCACCCACTCACCGCCGACATCTTCCTCACCAAAGACCGCATGCCGGAAGGCTCCTTCTCGCCAATCCCCGGACAGTGA
- a CDS encoding biotin--[acetyl-CoA-carboxylase] ligase, which yields MHTPERLEADIITANASAEWAALHGSERSAAWPRLIVEDHTDSTNEDAINLLASGELGGPDMPDASGTLIVTLDQRSGKGRLGRDWETPAGSGLAMSLVIQAPASVPTESLAMASTLVGLVWRDVLAAATASDVSLKWPNDVLIDGEKVAGILAQVAPSLPGPRGVSVGDSKTGVDKTGLTDKTGVTGKNGVADKTGVTDKTGGAGVAGAGGAGGGGLNLVVGIGTNLTQAKEDLPVPTATSLALHNCTTDVHHLVSAFWTRAIAVLSEWLPAGGPLDQPLGSLGCMSLIDATRKHCATIGVDVRVQLPHEVTIAGVARDIDAYGHLIVEDGTGKRHQISAGDVIHVRRSDGHYA from the coding sequence ATGCACACACCAGAGCGCCTTGAAGCCGACATCATCACCGCCAACGCAAGCGCCGAATGGGCGGCGTTGCACGGTAGTGAACGTTCCGCCGCGTGGCCACGCCTCATCGTCGAGGACCACACGGACTCGACGAACGAGGACGCCATCAACTTGCTAGCTAGTGGTGAACTGGGCGGCCCCGATATGCCCGATGCGTCAGGGACACTCATCGTGACGCTCGACCAACGCTCGGGCAAGGGTCGGCTTGGCCGCGATTGGGAAACACCGGCAGGCTCGGGGCTTGCCATGTCCCTCGTGATTCAAGCCCCCGCGAGTGTGCCTACCGAATCGCTAGCGATGGCCTCGACCCTTGTCGGGCTCGTGTGGCGTGACGTGTTAGCTGCAGCGACGGCCTCCGACGTGAGCCTCAAATGGCCCAACGACGTGCTGATCGACGGCGAGAAAGTAGCAGGCATCCTCGCTCAAGTTGCGCCCTCCTTGCCCGGGCCGCGTGGCGTCAGCGTCGGGGACAGCAAGACCGGTGTGGACAAGACTGGACTGACTGATAAGACCGGCGTCACCGGCAAGAACGGCGTTGCAGACAAGACCGGTGTCACTGACAAGACCGGGGGCGCAGGCGTAGCAGGTGCCGGGGGAGCAGGCGGGGGAGGCCTCAACCTCGTCGTAGGTATCGGCACCAACCTGACCCAGGCCAAAGAGGACCTGCCGGTGCCCACCGCAACCTCACTCGCGCTCCACAACTGCACTACCGACGTTCACCATCTGGTCTCCGCGTTCTGGACCCGCGCTATCGCGGTACTTTCCGAATGGTTGCCAGCGGGTGGCCCGCTCGATCAGCCGCTGGGTTCGCTCGGGTGCATGAGCCTCATCGATGCGACCCGCAAACACTGCGCAACCATCGGAGTGGACGTGCGGGTCCAGTTGCCCCACGAGGTGACCATCGCCGGCGTGGCACGCGACATTGACGCATACGGCCACCTCATCGTCGAGGACGGCACGGGCAAACGGCATCAGATTTCAGCAGGGGATGTCATCCACGTACGCCGCAGCGACGGCCACTACGCCTAA
- a CDS encoding YdbT family protein, protein MIRTRRHPRALVPIAGALLLITIIGAMLGGFASRTADLGGAWGLVSQALLALVAIGWGWAMLRWVLRPFFAWVNTHITLTNQRFFIQRGRSVQHIPLLYINGVWFKPTDRMPRAPGTLVVKVEGREATFRNVPDVAHVADSIRREAAAAHQYRVMVPYGL, encoded by the coding sequence GTGATCAGAACCCGCCGCCACCCGCGCGCACTTGTGCCCATCGCTGGGGCTCTCCTGCTTATTACGATCATCGGCGCGATGCTGGGCGGATTCGCCTCACGCACCGCGGACCTCGGAGGTGCCTGGGGTTTGGTCTCCCAGGCCCTGCTGGCGCTCGTAGCGATCGGCTGGGGATGGGCGATGTTGCGCTGGGTCCTGCGGCCGTTCTTCGCTTGGGTCAACACCCACATCACGCTCACGAATCAGCGTTTCTTCATACAGCGCGGCCGCAGCGTTCAGCATATTCCACTGCTCTACATCAACGGCGTGTGGTTCAAGCCGACCGACCGGATGCCGCGCGCGCCGGGAACCCTCGTCGTGAAGGTTGAGGGGCGAGAAGCCACGTTCCGAAACGTCCCCGACGTCGCGCATGTTGCTGACAGCATCAGGCGAGAAGCGGCGGCGGCCCATCAGTACAGGGTTATGGTGCCGTACGGGCTGTGA
- a CDS encoding adenylate/guanylate cyclase domain-containing protein, which yields MSQGNPPERTENPEHNSKAQNPETRNAKPQDSETHTPGTQNPQENGSVTHGFATQGFDAIKAFETEQDFGAGKQGRAHLIDDGGSDAGPGDAGTGGAQLGDDGFTDVGLSPVPPPSLKPVTEEPSDSQPHEAGSSDQSAPQQSESEQSAGERSGSEQPGSGRSGNAPSDGQGERAVTAQMPAVEMPVVSGHVPVTQTKPNEPAMPVSASNPTVWEALDTHAIGAVPEIGPITTSMPVLETKTETDDEVRAAAHRLEMRLRGSARTMRRREIAAHVGISLHSARKLWRALGLPRVSDDQVAFTMRDQRALDTMVEQVRKRRLSEDAMLSIARSIGQLTDRMAIWQIEALVEDLVSTHGMSDPEARRQVVLMLDEMLDPLLKMVNYSYQRNLAAAIHRQVLRAESGLRSSNEYRTGTEDDAALPLARAVGFADMVSFTSLSRGMDARRLARLVQNFEARCASIISTGGGRLVKTIGDEVLYVAETPQAGARIALTLARAFSPEEDMPEVRVGLVWGRILSRLGDIYGATVNMAARLTAMAEPGQVLIDSLTSQVLDDDERFVIDELSPVELQGFGAVTPFDLSPGPDAVLPID from the coding sequence GTGAGCCAAGGAAACCCACCTGAGCGCACCGAAAACCCGGAACACAACTCCAAAGCACAGAACCCCGAAACGCGGAACGCGAAGCCGCAGGACTCGGAGACACATACCCCGGGGACACAGAACCCGCAAGAAAATGGTTCGGTCACGCACGGATTCGCGACTCAAGGTTTCGATGCGATCAAGGCCTTCGAAACGGAGCAGGACTTTGGTGCGGGGAAGCAGGGGCGCGCTCACCTCATCGATGACGGTGGCAGCGATGCAGGGCCTGGCGATGCGGGGACCGGCGGTGCGCAGCTCGGCGATGACGGGTTCACTGATGTGGGGTTGAGCCCGGTCCCGCCGCCGTCGTTGAAGCCCGTGACGGAAGAACCATCAGATTCCCAGCCACATGAGGCGGGCAGCAGCGATCAGTCAGCGCCTCAACAGTCCGAGAGTGAACAGTCAGCCGGCGAGCGGTCAGGCAGTGAACAGCCAGGCAGCGGACGGTCAGGGAACGCTCCGTCCGACGGGCAGGGCGAACGGGCGGTTACAGCCCAGATGCCGGCAGTCGAGATGCCAGTTGTTTCAGGCCATGTTCCCGTCACCCAGACTAAGCCGAATGAACCTGCGATGCCGGTAAGCGCATCGAACCCTACCGTGTGGGAAGCATTGGATACCCACGCGATCGGGGCGGTCCCGGAAATCGGGCCAATCACCACGTCGATGCCGGTTTTGGAAACCAAGACCGAAACCGACGACGAGGTACGGGCTGCCGCACACCGCCTTGAGATGCGGCTACGGGGCTCGGCACGGACCATGCGTCGCCGCGAAATCGCGGCACACGTCGGTATCTCGCTGCACTCGGCCCGCAAACTCTGGCGGGCCCTGGGGCTTCCGCGGGTTTCAGATGACCAGGTCGCGTTCACGATGCGGGATCAGCGCGCCTTGGACACGATGGTTGAGCAGGTGCGCAAGCGTCGCTTGTCTGAGGACGCGATGCTCTCGATCGCCCGTTCGATCGGGCAGCTGACAGACCGGATGGCGATCTGGCAGATCGAGGCACTCGTTGAAGACCTCGTTTCGACTCACGGGATGAGTGACCCGGAGGCGCGCCGCCAGGTTGTGCTGATGTTGGACGAAATGTTGGATCCGCTTCTGAAGATGGTCAACTATTCGTATCAACGCAACCTTGCGGCGGCGATTCACCGGCAGGTTTTGCGTGCCGAGTCTGGTTTGCGTTCCTCGAATGAGTACCGCACTGGTACTGAGGACGATGCCGCGCTCCCGTTGGCGCGTGCGGTCGGTTTCGCTGACATGGTGTCTTTCACCTCGCTTTCGCGCGGTATGGATGCGCGGCGTTTGGCGCGGCTGGTTCAGAACTTCGAGGCCCGTTGCGCCTCGATCATTTCGACTGGTGGTGGCCGGCTGGTCAAGACGATCGGCGACGAGGTTCTCTATGTCGCTGAAACCCCGCAGGCCGGTGCGAGGATCGCGTTGACGTTGGCGCGCGCTTTCAGCCCTGAAGAGGACATGCCGGAGGTCCGTGTGGGGCTGGTGTGGGGCCGTATTTTGTCGCGTCTGGGCGATATTTATGGTGCGACCGTGAACATGGCGGCACGCTTGACTGCGATGGCGGAGCCGGGCCAGGTTTTGATCGATTCGTTGACGAGCCAGGTGCTCGATGACGATGAGCGGTTCGTGATCGATGAGTTGTCGCCGGTGGAGCTGCAAGGCTTCGGGGCGGTGACCCCGTTTGACCTCTCGCCTGGCCCTGACGCTGTATTGCCAATCGACTAG
- the ligA gene encoding NAD-dependent DNA ligase LigA, translating to MAFENASTSSSSVTGEDPNEPAAIDSATVEPAAGDSADVPAHALREEYAELVDKVRKYRHAYYNENTQLVSDAEFDELFARLEELEALHPELVTNDSPTQEVGGEVSAAFSPVKHPSQMYSLEDVFSYEELETWFERARANSASFAPGVEVKWLTEVKIDGLAVNLIYRDGVLDVAATRGDGTTGEDVTDNVKTIADIPHRLEGEGWPAELEVRGEVFIPSKEFEAFNASLIAEGKAPLANPRNAAAGSLRQKDPAQTAKRPLRMFVHGVGAREGMDVESQHEIYAQLETWGLPVSPYNKLFDTSEEVFGYIDQIGQDRHGLVHEIDGMVIKIDDFQAQRALGYTSRTPRWAVAYKYPPEEVHTDLLEIRVQVGRTGRVTPYGVMRPVTVAGSTVERATLHNRDVVKAKNLLIGDVVVLRKAGDVIPEIVGPVLPLREGREDELSEWVMPSECPSCGTPLRPAKESDVDLRCPNSQHCPEQLAQRVEYAASRGGLDIEALGAEAAIALTIGPGPDPAENSGVPAPSGPGPLTTERDLFDLADPESELSKSLADVRVWREKRSKGQGTGVWELRPYFYTRGTSAKPAGPNANTQKLFREVAGAMGKELWRVLVALSIRHVGPTASRALAQRFGSMDALREAVASENALEILSDIDGVGTIIAEALVDWFKEDWHVEIVDAWQQAWRANGYEMADERDEAIAAILEGLTIVVTGSLEDFSRDEAKEAILARGGKATGSVSKKTSVVVAGEAAGSKLTKAQELGIPVLDEDGFKELLAHGPSVLENDAAREERDDA from the coding sequence GTGGCATTTGAGAACGCATCGACATCATCGTCTTCTGTAACCGGTGAAGACCCCAACGAGCCCGCGGCTATTGACTCTGCGACCGTTGAGCCCGCGGCTGGAGATTCTGCGGATGTTCCTGCGCATGCGTTGCGGGAGGAATACGCGGAGCTGGTGGATAAGGTCCGTAAATATCGGCACGCGTATTACAACGAGAACACGCAACTGGTATCTGATGCCGAGTTCGATGAGCTTTTCGCTCGGCTTGAGGAGCTTGAAGCGCTACACCCCGAGTTGGTGACCAACGATTCACCGACCCAAGAGGTGGGCGGCGAGGTTTCCGCGGCGTTCTCCCCGGTTAAGCACCCGAGCCAGATGTATTCGCTCGAGGACGTTTTCAGCTATGAAGAGCTTGAAACCTGGTTCGAACGCGCCCGCGCCAACAGCGCCTCTTTCGCCCCAGGGGTTGAGGTGAAGTGGCTGACTGAAGTCAAGATCGATGGGCTCGCGGTCAACCTGATTTACCGCGATGGCGTGTTGGATGTCGCGGCAACTCGCGGGGACGGGACCACGGGTGAGGACGTGACGGATAACGTCAAGACGATCGCGGACATCCCGCACCGGCTCGAGGGTGAGGGGTGGCCCGCCGAGCTTGAGGTCCGTGGTGAAGTATTCATCCCCTCGAAAGAGTTCGAGGCATTCAACGCCTCGTTGATCGCGGAAGGTAAGGCGCCGCTAGCGAATCCGCGTAACGCGGCGGCGGGCTCGCTGCGGCAAAAAGACCCAGCCCAGACTGCTAAGCGTCCGTTGCGGATGTTCGTGCACGGCGTGGGTGCTCGCGAGGGGATGGACGTTGAATCTCAGCACGAGATTTATGCGCAGCTTGAAACGTGGGGGCTTCCGGTGTCCCCGTATAACAAGCTCTTCGATACCTCGGAAGAAGTGTTCGGCTATATCGACCAGATCGGTCAGGACCGCCACGGCTTGGTCCACGAGATCGACGGCATGGTCATCAAGATCGATGACTTCCAAGCCCAGCGCGCCCTGGGCTATACCTCGCGCACGCCTCGCTGGGCTGTTGCCTATAAGTATCCGCCGGAGGAAGTTCACACGGATCTTCTGGAGATTCGCGTGCAGGTGGGGCGCACCGGACGAGTGACACCGTATGGAGTGATGCGGCCGGTGACTGTGGCTGGCTCGACGGTTGAGCGGGCTACCTTGCACAACCGCGATGTGGTCAAGGCGAAGAACCTGCTGATCGGCGACGTTGTGGTGTTGCGTAAAGCAGGGGATGTGATCCCGGAGATTGTTGGGCCGGTTCTTCCGTTGCGTGAAGGCCGCGAGGACGAGCTATCCGAGTGGGTCATGCCGAGCGAATGCCCGTCGTGCGGAACACCGTTGCGTCCCGCGAAGGAAAGCGACGTGGATCTTCGTTGCCCGAACAGCCAGCACTGCCCCGAGCAGTTGGCTCAACGCGTCGAATACGCGGCCTCTCGCGGCGGGCTGGACATCGAGGCTCTCGGCGCGGAGGCGGCCATCGCGTTGACGATCGGCCCAGGGCCAGACCCGGCCGAAAACAGCGGGGTTCCAGCACCATCCGGACCTGGTCCATTGACGACAGAACGCGACCTTTTCGATCTGGCTGACCCGGAGTCTGAGTTATCGAAGTCGCTTGCGGATGTTCGAGTGTGGCGCGAGAAGCGTTCCAAAGGCCAAGGCACTGGCGTATGGGAGCTCCGCCCCTACTTCTATACGCGGGGAACATCCGCGAAACCGGCAGGACCGAACGCGAATACGCAGAAGTTGTTCCGTGAAGTCGCAGGTGCGATGGGCAAGGAACTGTGGCGGGTTTTGGTCGCGCTGTCGATCCGCCATGTAGGCCCGACCGCATCGCGGGCTTTGGCTCAACGCTTCGGATCGATGGATGCGCTGCGTGAGGCCGTGGCGAGCGAGAACGCGCTCGAGATCCTCTCCGATATCGACGGCGTGGGGACCATCATCGCCGAGGCCCTAGTGGATTGGTTCAAAGAAGACTGGCACGTTGAGATCGTGGACGCGTGGCAGCAAGCCTGGCGCGCGAACGGTTACGAGATGGCCGATGAACGCGACGAAGCAATCGCGGCGATCCTCGAAGGCCTCACGATTGTTGTGACCGGATCCCTCGAAGACTTCTCCCGCGATGAAGCCAAGGAAGCGATCCTCGCCCGCGGAGGCAAAGCAACCGGCTCCGTCTCCAAGAAAACAAGCGTTGTGGTTGCCGGTGAAGCCGCAGGCTCCAAACTCACGAAAGCCCAAGAGCTCGGCATCCCAGTGCTGGATGAGGACGGGTTCAAAGAATTACTCGCACACGGCCCATCCGTGCTTGAAAACGACGCAGCACGTGAGGAAAGGGACGACGCGTGA
- a CDS encoding inositol monophosphatase family protein, which translates to MSHAQTAPDSVLAEVFDIALGAAHEGAKVLAAMRGQAEVVAEADTKSAAGDWVTQADRASEQAIREYIHARRPEDVLTGEEYDASGDIHAEYRWCIDPLDGTANFVRGLPHYAVSVAVARREYLRENLDEDGNPTEDTPFVERWVAGVVIAPELQKMWAACASADPVSADTAQAYTAVWEAEHAPRRCDDEASRRLTAEAFDGATGQARILAYGFGYGAGQRQRQTQSLTRLIPHFDNVRRLGSAAIDMCLVADGTLDAYAETDINEWDWAAGSFIAQAAGFPVQRPLWNSTHSYGWCLVGDVHGRWLGPIAAINTGDTASVRDAASGDGEVNAGGITLRYATYHDDEAIGEITERAYLHEGYFDSADDPYMQQIAQVAERRRHALLLVAEDHQNNIVGSVTLALRGSLWADLAEDGELEMRLFVVDPEHQRTGLGGKLVEAILSFAGTLPGIRRVVLTTTPDWEPAMRFYERYGFTREAHRDVDIPEVPGLRLAAFSKAVGSAAEPNAS; encoded by the coding sequence GTGAGCCACGCACAAACTGCACCAGACTCTGTGCTGGCTGAGGTGTTCGACATCGCTCTGGGCGCTGCCCACGAAGGAGCGAAGGTTCTTGCCGCGATGCGGGGCCAGGCCGAGGTCGTCGCTGAAGCAGACACGAAATCCGCGGCAGGGGACTGGGTCACCCAAGCCGACCGCGCATCCGAGCAAGCGATCCGCGAATACATTCACGCTCGCCGGCCCGAGGATGTCCTCACGGGCGAAGAATACGACGCAAGCGGAGACATCCACGCCGAATACCGCTGGTGCATCGACCCACTCGACGGGACCGCGAACTTCGTGCGCGGGCTGCCGCACTACGCGGTGTCCGTTGCGGTGGCGCGCCGCGAATACCTCCGTGAGAATCTTGATGAAGACGGCAACCCAACCGAAGACACCCCATTCGTTGAACGCTGGGTTGCCGGTGTTGTGATTGCCCCCGAGCTGCAGAAAATGTGGGCGGCCTGCGCATCTGCTGATCCGGTGTCTGCAGATACAGCGCAGGCATACACCGCTGTGTGGGAAGCGGAACACGCTCCGCGCCGGTGCGACGATGAAGCCAGTCGCAGGCTCACGGCGGAGGCATTCGACGGGGCAACTGGTCAGGCCCGGATTCTCGCCTACGGATTCGGCTACGGCGCTGGGCAGCGTCAACGCCAAACCCAATCGCTCACGCGCCTCATTCCGCACTTCGACAACGTCCGGCGGCTCGGTTCAGCCGCGATCGATATGTGCCTTGTAGCGGACGGGACACTCGATGCCTACGCCGAAACCGACATCAACGAATGGGACTGGGCCGCCGGCTCATTCATCGCGCAAGCCGCTGGGTTCCCTGTGCAACGACCCCTCTGGAACAGTACTCACAGCTACGGGTGGTGCCTCGTAGGTGACGTACACGGCCGATGGCTCGGCCCCATTGCCGCCATCAACACGGGCGATACAGCCAGCGTTAGAGATGCAGCCAGCGGTGACGGTGAGGTCAACGCGGGTGGCATCACGCTCCGTTACGCGACCTACCACGATGATGAAGCGATCGGTGAGATCACCGAGCGAGCGTACCTGCACGAAGGCTACTTCGACTCCGCAGACGACCCCTACATGCAACAGATCGCGCAGGTAGCGGAACGCCGCCGGCACGCGCTCTTGCTCGTTGCCGAAGACCACCAGAACAACATCGTGGGGTCCGTGACGCTCGCGCTACGAGGTAGCCTGTGGGCCGACCTCGCAGAGGACGGCGAGCTTGAGATGCGGCTGTTCGTTGTGGACCCGGAACATCAACGGACAGGGCTCGGCGGCAAGCTCGTGGAGGCGATCCTCTCATTCGCCGGGACTCTGCCGGGCATCCGCAGGGTTGTCTTGACCACCACGCCCGACTGGGAACCAGCGATGCGTTTCTATGAACGCTACGGCTTCACCCGCGAGGCTCACCGGGACGTCGACATCCCAGAGGTGCCGGGCCTGCGGCTCGCGGCGTTCAGTAAAGCAGTGGGGTCCGCCGCTGAGCCCAACGCATCCTGA
- the gatC gene encoding Asp-tRNA(Asn)/Glu-tRNA(Gln) amidotransferase subunit GatC, which yields MSGISRDQVAHLATLAHIAMTEEELDRMSTELDAIVDAVASVSEAATDDIPATSHPIPLTNVMREDVVGDTLTQAQALANAPDAEDGRFRVPAILDED from the coding sequence ATGTCTGGAATCTCTCGTGACCAAGTGGCGCATTTAGCGACCTTGGCGCACATTGCCATGACAGAAGAAGAACTTGACAGGATGTCCACGGAGCTTGACGCGATCGTTGACGCCGTCGCCTCAGTCAGTGAAGCCGCAACGGATGACATCCCGGCAACGAGCCACCCGATCCCGTTGACCAACGTGATGCGTGAGGACGTTGTTGGAGACACGCTCACCCAAGCGCAAGCACTTGCCAACGCTCCTGATGCCGAAGACGGCCGCTTCCGTGTGCCAGCGATTCTGGACGAGGACTGA